TTCTGCATGCGACATTTACACAACAGCAACTCTATGGGAAGGGTATGACCTTCCGATTGCAGAAGCGCAGGCGTGCGGAAAAAGGGTTGTTGCATTTAATCTGTGCTCGCATCCTGAAGTGATTGACAAGAAAGGAATACTTGTTGAGCCTAAGAATGTCAGGGCATTTGCAGATGCAGTGATAACAATCCTGAAAAGGGAAAAAAGGATATAAAATCAGATGTGAAACATCTGCCTGAAAAATGATTTCTCGCTGAAAACAGACAGCAGGTATCTGTCTGAAACCTTTCTTTTCTTCTGGACAAAATTCCTTTTCCTTGCAATTGTGGGGATTCTGAAAATAATCCAGAATATTGCCTTCACCCTTGAAAATGCTGACTTGAAATCAAGTTTCAAAAGGTCTCTTATAATTGCAACGAACCTCATGAAAAAGACATAGGGAAAGAAAAGCATTATTTTTCCTCTTGAAAGGCACTTGAAGAATGTTGTGAGAAGATTCCTTTCCATTAGGTAAACAAGCCTTGAGTTAG
The sequence above is drawn from the Candidatus Woesearchaeota archaeon genome and encodes:
- a CDS encoding glycosyltransferase family 4 protein encodes the protein GKHSFDSYSKKLKESSSKNVIFAGVVKDEEMAEYYSACDIYTTATLWEGYDLPIAEAQACGKRVVAFNLCSHPEVIDKKGILVEPKNVRAFADAVITILKREKRI